CATCATCGACAACAAAaattccaagtacttggtgagcatgaCATTCACCATCTTGGTTCTCTcaccacatcatggagatgaggaggaacaagagtcgaggacgactcttccccaaggtgggggagatgatgtggggtggctttcggacacctcctcctcaagaccgacaaaccctcctcgtggcccaatgacacgagctcgggccaaagccatacgccaagaggtgaattctctCCTTTCCACACTTGAACTCTACATAaccttggatggattgctacctcatacctatgtctgtatgtcattaggtaccaatctcgtcaaggacccgaagggagcgtcagggagccgaggagagggaagccacatgtttcatggaagaagaagggaagaccaaggagaagaagaagaaggtctcCAGCCGCCGGCCACAGCACCAGGCCGGCACTACTGCCCCACCAAGGACGGCACTGCCGGTGgacgcaccccggcactgccggccaatctTCTCTGGCACTGCCGCCCCGAGCACGCCTGCACTGCCGGCCCCTCCAAAGTCAACTGCATCtcaaccgtctatttatcatctatggtcataaatactttattgtaatgccccttatacccctggacggatctgtgcctatatatacctcatccctctccccaaattagggttagacaagatttggcttaaactactttgagctttgtctccctagaacctAGTTCTTTGTATCCAAGGCACTCTTGAAGGATTTCTGCTCTTcgtggatgattcaaggctatcacctctctcatccaagttctagttgagatctcctcaccaatctctcacttcttagattctacccaagggtctctctaagaagtggttctattggcttggtctaacctaccaagggagtagatttggtttgtgttgggttgtgtgtgtgtgttcttatttggatcttgtgttcttcatcctcttcaccCTCATTTatccactcacttggtcaaattcgttgGATCTGGGCACATCCTAGCCTTAGGCCTCATCACGAGGCTCGAGCACTCTCCCCATAGTTGAGATCCTCCGCCGAATGTCCTCCTCCAACATCCTCTCTGCCCGAactggacatctgcatcagcatGGACGGAAAATCTTCCTGTTTCGCGTCGCGCTGACATGTTCCGCATGGCCGGACAGCCATGAAGCTCCACCCCATAATGACCGTGCGCCAGGAGCTATGCGTCCATGCTGCAGATTGATTTTGTTGATTCATATTTGATGATTGTCCAACATTGGAATTTGTTCATCCTATCCAACATTGAAATGTACAGATTTGGCCACAATTTGAAATCTGCAGATGAATTTTCCATGCCCGTGATTGTTCATTGACAATCTGCAGATGTGTTCATGTCTTGAAATGTGCATATATCAAATTCAATGGCAATATAGACATTACACAACTCAACCTAACAAATCTCATAAGTCCAAAAGAAGTGTAAAAACAgtttctaagagcatctccacttgtccccccgaacaggcccccggcgagccatttttacatccggacggcgaaaaatggcccagccgcgcccccggttcctcgtttttccccggatttgggctttcatccatccggcgagcccacaccaaccccggcctaccggggagcgctcggggactccggacgaagcgaaagcgcgcggAACGGCGAGAAATctctcccgcgctttcgtttcgtcttcgCCGCGGAGGTGGCCCCCGACCGGTCAGCGACATGCGCGTCGTCTTCCACgtacgcatcgtcttccgcgcgcagtaaaggctgccgccggtcagctcgccgccgacgcgttgcattccacgcggcattaatcCCCCGCGCCAGCCGTGCCTATATAGGCCGCTCCGCTCGCCGCGACGCGTACCCCTGCTCTCATCTCCCTCCACTCTCCGTCCACTTTCCCGATGGCGTTCTCCGACGACGATGGCGCAGCCAACAATTGTTTCCCCCGCCgctcgctccacgcgtgggaggggcacctcctccacaaggcggggtacccctgcccgccggacacgaggcctcccggcggcgggtggcggctaagtcgtggcggcgtaccaatcccaccgccgcctcggggccacgccctcgacgtcgccatcgaggaggcgcggatgaccATGACGGACGAGAagcgcgccgacccgcgccaccaccccgacaactacacgcggtggaactcctacttcctccggtggtgggagcgggagctggcggcctacgacggcccgccgcctccgcctccgcgcaacaacgccgcgggccgccgacgttggtggagcgAGCCGGAAAGGACGCTGGCGAACgtcctcgcgcacatcgagggtggAAACTTCCcagtgctcacgatgccccctgcatcgagggcatcggcgagccgttgccggggaaacgtctggcagccacggcgcatggctgccagctcgtcgtcttccggatcggcgccgaggccatccttggcgccggtgaagaagGAGGCGACGTCTCCGTCGACGCCggcgcgcgtcaagaaggagccggcgtctccgccgccgaccagagggcgcagcagtggcgccctcgtcatccgcgaccaaccctcctcCCCGCAGCGTGGGCGTAAGAGCAAGGCGGCGAAGAAGGAGGATGCCGCGGCCGCCACCAACGCCGCCGCAAACAGGCTCgctgaggaggaggcgaagcgcgcggaggacgccgccgtggcggaggcgatcgccatgtcgctcaaggacctggtgcccgccgacaacgcccACCCCGAGGACGCCGCCCTGGAGTGGTCGAGGCGCgactgggagcgcgaggaggcggagcagcagcggcggctgatggacctggccgccgcacgccaactcgccgcccgcgccgctcaaccgccgccgacgacgtcgcgcgctaccgccgtcctgcgacacctccatccggcgtcgccgtccccttcgtcgacctcgaggcctcggacgacgaatggtacaagccatccccgcctcgcaccagcggccggtggggagacgccggccagggcagcagcagccaggccgcgccgccgcaggtcgacgacgacggcggcgactacacggtgttctaccgccatttcggcatgtagagcgccgtgttttaaaattagcagTTGAAtccccctagccgaattcgaaatatagtcgaattcgaccTCTAtgtatagtaaatatcattaaatttagtctatatttgcccgtttttagccgtagtttgtcaagtttccgtttttcaaattcgcatcgtcgtcttcgcctgggcacgcggctgggaaactactcctccccacgccaaatcttcctccaatccggacgaaaattttgcCGGATTtaagcgtggggagcgccaacgagtggggatgttcTAAGAACTTCTCCCCATCGAAGTTTTTCCCCACCTAAATCCataaggccttgtttggtactagagttttagtggggattagcggggataatccgctccaaactttaaatccccacttatccccaatgcatgtttggtactagagtatgaaagagtttaatccccacttatccccacttttcccccaaattttagtgtaattttttcaatttccaatactctacccctatctagtggattggggatggggttttatggggattgggtgacagcagtgattcacccaataattatccccactaattcccactgaaacactagtaccaaacaaggcctaaaCCGGCTTATGTACAACGACATACGCTACTCCTAGAGAAAAACATGATTTGACGGAAGGAGGGGTAAAATCGGAAAAGTAGCCGTTTGCCCTTTGTTTCCctgagctaagagcatctccactcgtgcccccgtcgaggcccccggcgagcgttttttctatccggacggcgtaattcggtccagtcgcgcccccggttcctcgttttcgtccggatttggcccttcatccatccggcgagcccacgccacccccggccccccggggagcgctcggggactccggatgagtgaaaagcggggaagggcccgatctgtcggtgactcgacgcacgaaccccaccgccacatcgctcaaaatctcccccacccctcgtatctctctcgccgccggcaccaccccgccggcttgttgcccagaatccgccgcccctccttccccacctgcctatattccgccgtctttggacgacggcctatctggctgctcttccgccggcctgttttccagcctgcttgctcctcgtcgctcgcggctcgggttgcctcgaccacgcccgtcaggtgttcgtccatttgcctcgccggccatggactcgaacgaagaggaggagcagatgttcgtcgagcttatgcaagaagagatggcagcagccgcccaagacgacgagcacatgatgatccttggttgcttggctagcatgtacgccggactggcaactggtcgacgtggtgggtcggcaccaggtcgccggaagtgcaagtcgagacagcgaatggagggctactgcatgttgtacgccgactacttcgccgacaatccattgcacggtgagagtgttttccggtGTCGTTttaggatgagcagaaagctatttctgcaaattgtgtatgccatccgccactttgatccctacttcagatgcaaggcggattgcactggtttggttggattttcgtcactgcagaagtgcacagtggctatgaggatgctggcgtatggagctcccggtgatactgcagatgactatcttcggatggcggagtccaccgcccttgattgtttctaccggttctgcagggccatcatagcagtgttcggggacaatttcttgagatcacccactgtcgaagacactcagaggatccttgcaacaaatgaagctaggggttttccagggatgcttggaagtattgactgcatgcattggcaatggaagaactgtccgtttgcgtggcagggaatgtacaagggtcacaaaaaaggctgcactgtgatacttgaagcagtggctacccatgatctttggatttggcactctttctttggtatgcctggatccaacaatgacatcaacgtcctaaactgctccccggtcttttccaagcttgttgagggtcatgctcctccggtggactatgtgatcaatggtcggcactacaacaaaggatactaccttgcagacggtatctatccaaagtgggtaacatttgtgaagactatctccaaccctggcacccccaaactttgcgagtttgtcaagaaacaagaagcttgccgaaaagacgtcgagcgagcatttggtgtcctccagcagagatttgctgtcgtccggttccccgctatgacttggtccaaagatcagatgtgggaggtgatgaactgctgtgtgtgcctacacaatatgattattgaagatgagcgaaagcatccggttcctctggctgagcaagaagcaccatatgagagagagggtcctcttgcacagcctaatcaccaggtgcctccatcatgggccgccttctttgctatgcgccaggagattcgagactctacaatgcatcagctgctgcaagatgatctggtggagcacatatggaggctccgaggcaacgccaacgccgacgccaactagtctgtcttaatttgtttgaaaaattgtgaaattgtgtgcttcatttgtttcagcacttgttaaacattgtactgattatcgccgaatttgtttcagcaattttcgtactcttgtttgccaaacttgttaaattttatgttgaatttgtttgaaatatgttaaatggtcgaggttgggggtttcctgccggggggacggctgaaaCTTCGGcaatccccacgccaaatcttcatccaatccggacgaaaatttcgccagatttgggcgtggggagcgccaacgagtggggatgctctaaccaGGACCAGGACCAGGCCGCCACCATTCCCCTCCCAACTCGCGTTTCGTTTCGTTTCGTTTCCCCTCATCAAAACCCCAACCCCTAGCAACCAGGATGGCCCACTTCGCCGGCTTCTCCGCCTCCGCCGACGACGGATTCTGGACGGCGTGCCCGCACTGCTGCTACGTCCACTCCTTCCCGCGTCTTTACGTCGCCCGCCGCCTCCTCTGCCCCGTCGCTACATGCCGCCGCGTCTTCTCCGCCGACGAGCTCCCCTCCCCGCCGCCCATCGTCCCCGGCACCGACATGTACTTCTGCACCTGGGCCTTCTTCCCGCTCGGTCCGCCCGCTGTCGCTCAAGGCTGGGCCCCATTCACCCCTTTCAACCCCGCTCCGCCTCCATCCCCATCCCCCACCCCAAACcctaccgccgccaccgccacgccCGCCTCTGCCATTCCATCCCGCGTGAGACCCACCTCCAGGAAGAAGGTTGGCGTGTGCCTCAAGGGCAGAGCCCGcgtcgaggcggaggaggaggaagaggaggaggagaagacgtCCACCGTCGCCAACCTCAAGGCCGACGAGGAGGTGCAGATGGATTGGCTGAGCCTTGGCAGCAATGGCGACAGCGGAATCAACATCAACGAATCCGTGGATCTGAGTGAGCTGGGATTCCGCATTGACGAGACGGGATTCCTCCAGGAGCTACCCTGATCATCCCCGTGCTATACTAACTGCTAAAAATTGGTAACTCTAGTAGTATCCTATCGGCCTAGTTGGGTTTAGTTTCTGGTGGAAATATGGGAATTTAGCTGCTGCAGCCTACCTACGAAGCTTTCTTTGTTGACGATGAAGATCGTGAAATGCCAAATGTGGCTCCTTTTGTAGGGACTCGGATGCTCAAAGACAATGCAGGATCGATGCATCTTCTTTTGTATGCGCATGTTCAGTACCTGATGGAAGTGTAGGATTTTAGCTGTCTTTGTTAACGATGAAGATCGTGGCCGCGGAAAATGCCAAATGTGGCTCCTTTTGTAGTGTATTGGATGCTCAAAGACAATGCAGGATCGATGCATCTTGTTTTGTATGTGCCTGTTTTCATCTGATGATATGCAGGGTGTCCTCTGGTTTAATGTCTCTTTCGTCTAATTGAATTGTCATATATGGAGCATGCTTCTGCTCATTTTCCTTCTATCATCTGGCCATCTGGGTTCTCTTGTGAAGGAGAGATCATGGTAATCTTTGAAATGttgttgttttttttgttttggatGTTCGCAAAGGATGCATTTTGGTTTGCTCTCAAGTTGAGTTGGAGTTGAGCATTTCTGAAGTTCAAATTGCAATCTTCTTACTGCCATCATGCGGAATTGATAGATTTGATTTTTATTGTTAGAATATTATCCAATGTCACTGCCTCTGTGCTGCCTGTTTCAGTTTCAGCTGTGTTGAGGTCGTGTCTTATTTTGAACATCTTGTGGATGTGCAAGGTTTTGTTGATCAAGGTAAATGATCATTTCCTTGCTTTATACacatctctctttctctcttttcAGTTTTGAGATATTGTATATAGTTTTGTAGTGATATAACTGTAACGTTGATAACTCCTGGATTGTACTTTTTACATAGTAGAATTGCAATCCTTCAACATCTGACACCTCACCGAAGTATAAAGATAGAGAAAAGGAATTATTGTTATTGTCTTATGTTGCGATGTGGTTTTCTTCTGATTTGGTGCATTAGAGCATGTCTAGCAGTACCTGTACTCGCTCGACCTGTACTGTGCTAGTACAGGGCACTGAACTCGCGTTTTTCGTCCCGTGTTTCCGCCGCGTCGATCACTGCCTGTAAATCGATCCtatatttttaaaaattatgAAGCATGGGAGAAATTCTTCAACGAACGCAAACTTTTAGTTGTTCAATTATTTTGCAAGTAGTGTTTTGCTGGAGCGAAGACGCTTTGTGTTTTGCTTGATCATTGGTTACGTACTTCTTTCACACATATTTGTATCACTACTGCTCCTGGCTTTTTTGCTTGTTAgaattttttttttggcaattgcTTGTTAGAAACTTACGTTGCTAAGCTACTGAACCTGAAGAAAGGTAAATTATGATCCTCAGAACTTCTTCGCTCCAAGGAGTACTTTAGTAGTGTAATCAAATCTGAATGCATGCTTGCACTACTCACCGAGATTCGGGAGTTTCAAGAGCAGGCATCCAAGGCCTGCATGGCTGCATTGGGATCCGGTACGAAGGATCTGCATAAGTTTATGCTTTGATGGGCGCTGTGATCAAAATACAAGGATCCAGATCAATGTGGCTGTGCAACCTCTGAATGTGATTTTCTCCACATTACTAGAGAAGATCCGGATACAATTTCCAGGCTTCCAGCTCCCTGCAGCCTGCAGGAACATGAAACTATTTTGCCAGCTAAAACAAGAAAACATGAAACTTATTTTCCTTGAAACGCTTTTTGTCCTATGATAAATCCTCTAAACTGTATTCGGAATGGGATCTGGATCCGTTGTAGACAGGGCATACGATCACACCGCACATGTTTGCGTTATAAAAAGCTTTTAGCAGTCCTTTCTCTGCCGTTTACACTATAGCATTTGGTGCTTCCCATCCAGAGCCTTGGGCTGTCATCGCCTGACTTCAACCTGATCTACCAGGATGCAGATTGCAGACAAGAATACATTGGCAACTCAGATCGACGTTGTATGTCTCGCTTCCATTCTTCACGAGCTCGAGTTGAAGCCTTGAAGGAGATTCATCTTCATGGCCGACGGGCACATGGATTAACGAGCGTGACAATCCTATGTTGGTGTGTTCTGGTGTGTCTTGATCACTTCTTCTGCTATTGTCGACTGGGAGAAGCAATTCCTCCGATTGCCAGCTACGTCCTCGGCTTCAGACAACTCACTTCGCACGTCATGAGCCCATCATCTCCACTTTGCTGCCTTTTGTCCCAAACTCATTGACTTCCTTGAAGTGGTGGCGGATACTTGGTGGGCTAACATTGCAGTGGAACCATCAGTAGTGGGACTATTCAAAGTGCCCCTATATACCCTCAATTATATGATGGCTCGTTAAACAAACAAGATGCCAATCATGCTTCTCCCACAAATAAAAACAAATGTGGTAGATTTTTCCAACATTTTGTGAAATGTGTTTATGTGTTTTTTTTATTAAGCTGTCTGCAGTTTTATAGAGCTTTGCTAGATTCTTGAGGCAGAGGCAAGATTGGAGCATTGGAGAGTACGCGATGTACTGTTTGGGGGTGAGGCCGCCGGCATCAGAGAAGAAAGCCATGCACTCCGGGGCGGCAGCAGCAACACTGATGGTCATTGTGTAGTTAGAGTCGGATGCGGGAGATGTCAAGTGAAGGAAGACAGGGGGTTGAGTGGTCAGTGATGATACATCGGTCTCTGTGGGCCATTGGATGAAAATCGAACGGACCAGAAAGGTGACGAAGTAAAGAAAACTATACAACTTATTAGTAGACCGTCCCTTTGTTAAAAGTAGAAATGATTTACTTGATGAAATGTGCTGCATCGCCTGAATCGCATCAGTCATATCATCCAGACACCCCAAAGATTGTTCGCGCGAGCCAGGAAATACAACCAAACGAAGCCTAGATAACTGTCACTTTTTTGCTTTATAAGCGAATGTGTTTAGCCTTCTGAAATGACAGTTGATGTCCCTTCAGCATCTATCCGTCCTCAATTCGTGCCTTTGGAATAAAGGTATGAATTGTTGATAAATATTGTGCATGTTTTAAGAGAGATATGAAAAGAACACGGTGCAATAGTACAAGAGTGCGGCAAACAGGACTTCATGTGCAAATTGTCTTGATGCTACACAAAGTTTATTCGACCCTAGGACAGGAGACTAAAGATTAACCAATTCATCACGACGATGCCATCAACACTTAGAGACCAAAGTCTTTCTGCACAAACTTGATATCTCGAATCACAACAGTCATTCCACATCACCGGCTACTCACAAACGCATGCAGTGAGGCTAAGCTGAAGCCAGATCAGTTTTCTCTAGTGCTGTTCTTGAGCCACTCCAGGTACTTGAGGTTGCCTCCACTTATCGGCAAAGCAATGACTTCAGGAACACTGCATAAAGAAGATCAAACAGTAAATCACCGTTCAAGATGGTTAATATGTTTGACATTATACTCTGTTTGTTCGAAATTCATATTAAGAAGTAGATAGATCATCATAAATAGCACAGAACTTACTCATACTCATGGTTAGCTTTGACATGTTCAGTTAAGGCACTTAGAAGAGATTCTCTGGTCTTGATGATGAGCAACTCCTCAGCATCAGTTTGCACCTGAGGAATGAACAGATTGAGGAAAACAGAACATCTCTACTTTTGTAATAGAATGGTCAAACATCCCATGGAAAGGTGTTCATGGTGAAAATGATGAATGAACAATAAGCACCGCAGATTATCCTGGTCAGGAAAGTATAAATAGAAATGTACCTTTCCCTCCCACCAGTAAACAGATTCGATCCCTGGAAAATGACGAGAATACCAATTAAAATAGGTTCAAGAGGATATATGACGATTTCATATGATGACTGAAAATAAGAAACTATCAAAAGAAGATGAGGTAGCTAATCTGTAAATCAATCTGGCCAAATAATGCATATACATCAGTTCATATACAACTATTGTTTTGTTAGCAAAGAGTAGAGCTTGATAGAATATTTTGTCATCATTGCACCCATATGTTCTAAATAAACAACCAAGTCAAGCATGTCAACTCGCCCACACATTAACATGTCCACAACTATTCCAATTCCAATGCATATGCACAGGCAGAAGCTAAGCTCTGCAGTTGAAGAGATCTTGAAGATCTTGATGAAGGTCATATATTCAGTTAATTCAACTAGAATCCCAAACAATGATTCTGTTGAACCTCAGCTACCACAATACAAGTCAAGGCATGGAGAAGTCAATTTGCTAAAGTGCATGCCATGATGAATAGAAACTGAACGAGATGATGAGGTTCAAGTGAACGCAGGAAACTACTGTAGAAGATGGTAAATTGACAAGAGTCTGCTAAACTTGAGTGCCTATAACTTCGAGAGAGAGAGAACACAGCTCCCACCCGGCACTATGTTCACACACGCAGCAAGCTTCTCACTGATTATGCTTTCTGATAGCTTTTTGCCTGCAGCAAAAGAAAATAAATAATAAGATAACTGAAAATAAAAGAGAGCCATTTTAAATTTCTTAGTGCTGTTTTAAAATGACATACAACTTGTCAAGAAGCATTTAACATATGCATGCGCATGGTGGTCAATCAATTCTCCAGGCAGGTTAGCTGCATACATATATGCATAGGTGCATGTGGTGTCAAGTGTAAGCTATTAGAGCCAGTTTAGATCGACATTTGTCCGCCAACAGATATGTATAACTTTGCATTGAACACTGCTCAAGTGCTCAACCACAGCTACCACTATGTTTAATTGCTTGCTAAGTTTTAATGAATCATGCATGGCTCGACATGGGGAACATTGGCGGTGTGGAGCAGTATGCGTGTTACTAGGCCCTGCCCATCATCGACGAGGATCGGAGTCGGTTATGGCCACATGGGGCTGACGGAGGACGTGACTCCGGAGACGAAGACGAAGGAAACGACCATTGCAGAGCGCAGGAAGAGCATCATGTCTAGGATGAGGGAGTTGCTTCGCCTAATACAAGGGAACGCTTTCCTAAGTGCTATCATATCCTATTTACAGCTTTTCCATTTTCAGATTGAATCAAATCTGGTACGAAGGACCCATGCGCTGAGCATTATCATATCATATATTATTGCTTTTACTTTTTCAGGATGGATCAAATATATAGCGTTATCATATCATATTTACATCTTTTCCATTTTTTCAGGATGAGTAATGATATCATATTTAAACACCCAATGAGGGAGCGGGGGATGGAGAAATGACATAGGTAAAAGTACCTGCTTCCCGATTCGGAACTGTCACATACACAACAATGGAAGGCACTGTCGTGGAAGTAGACTCCATTCGAGCAGAACTGAAACTTCTCGCCCTGTAAAGTCTCAGAACTGTTACTACCAAGTATTTTTCACATTAGGAAAAACAATGTAACCACGGACTCACATAGAATCCACAGGGTTCTAAATGCTAATGTGTTACTACTTCAGACTATCGAACTTATAGCATTAGCGACACACCGAAACGCATCGGCTTTTATCTGAAACGCTATGGAGGTAACCGCAACAATATTGGAGAAATCCACTAGCGTTGGGAGACAGATGGGCTGAATTAGTATGATCCATTACACTGAGTTAACAGTGCAGTGCAGTCTATtgggttttttttttccttttgtttttACGATATTCAGAACATTATTTATCAAGCCAAGCATGCCTTAATGCAAGTTTTAGGTAACAACAGCCAATGGATGATTGTAAATTCTACTGCAAGTGTTTGATTGCCTCCTAGTTCATCGACAAGACGACAACTAATCCACGAGATAATAATCACAAAGGCTAAAGACATTATTAGGTGCTGACCCATCCCAACCAACCAGCGTAGCCTGTCTGTGAAGATCCTCCCAGATTTGAGCCGAATCACCATGAATATGAATCACGGTTTGTTAATTAACGGAGTCCACTAAAAATCTGGGAATTAACTACGAgggcagagagggagagaggagCATGGGTTACCGGAGGAAGGGGACTCGGCGGGTGGAGAGTGCGCAGCCCGCGACGGCTCCTAGGCTGAGGAAGAGGAAAGCCCCCGCGAGCGGCGGCCGAAGGCGGTGGACAAGGCGCGGCGGCAcgtcggaggcggaggcggaggcggcggcggaggtaggAGAGAAGAGAGCTCGGAATGGGGCGGGGAGGAGTGGCATCTTCTTCTCGACTTGTGCTTCGTGGGCCCCACTTGGGCCGACGCCGGTTGTCTTCGGACACTCGAGATAGTACTGTACTGTACTGGTAGTCTACTGGCGCAGTCGCAACCCAGCCAGCTGAGCTGCCCGCCACCGCCAGCGGGGGATGCTGACCGCCGCGTCCAGAATCTGGACCAAATCCGGcctcgccaccaccaccacccgtgCTATGCCATTTTTCCTCTCCACCTTCCC
This Lolium perenne isolate Kyuss_39 chromosome 1, Kyuss_2.0, whole genome shotgun sequence DNA region includes the following protein-coding sequences:
- the LOC127304677 gene encoding protein CutA 1, chloroplastic; translated protein: MPLLPAPFRALFSPTSAAASASASDVPPRLVHRLRPPLAGAFLFLSLGAVAGCALSTRRVPFLRARSFSSARMESTSTTVPSIVVYVTVPNREAGKKLSESIISEKLAACVNIVPGIESVYWWEGKVQTDAEELLIIKTRESLLSALTEHVKANHEYDVPEVIALPISGGNLKYLEWLKNSTREN
- the LOC127295259 gene encoding uncharacterized protein → MAHFAGFSASADDGFWTACPHCCYVHSFPRLYVARRLLCPVATCRRVFSADELPSPPPIVPGTDMYFCTWAFFPLGPPAVAQGWAPFTPFNPAPPPSPSPTPNPTAATATPASAIPSRVRPTSRKKVGVCLKGRARVEAEEEEEEEEKTSTVANLKADEEVQMDWLSLGSNGDSGININESVDLSELGFRIDETGFLQELP